The DNA region ACTAATGCCCCCAACATTACTGTCTTTAGCTACGGTTTGGAAAGCCACGTTTCCAGAGTAATTAATGGTTACTTTATCCACTGTGGCACCTTTTTTGGTTGTAATTAGGATAACACCAAACGCAGCCTTTGAACCATAAATTGAAGAGGCTGCCGCGTCTTTCAATACAGAGATTGATTCGATATCATCTGGATTTACCAAACTAATGCTGGGGATTTCTACATTATCCATCAATATAAGTGGTTTAGAATTACCTTCCAATGAGGCTATTGCACCACGAATCCTAATGTTGGGGTCTGTACCAACTTCACCCGTTGGAATGGTAATAGTCAGACCAGGAGTAGTGCCTTGTAATCCACGTCCTACATCTGCAATAGGGCGGCTATCCAAAGCCTTTCCTACATCAACTGTAGCTACGGCACCTGTCAGATTAGTTCTCTTTTGTGCACCATAACCTACAACAACAACTTCTGATAGCATTTCCGCATCCTCTTTCAAGACTATTTTCATATTCTTAGTTGCCTTAATGTCTAACGTTTGATAACCAACGAACGAAATGCGAAGTACCGCTTCTTGTTTTACATTTAATGTAAATTTACCGTCAATATCTGTAACTATACCATTAGTAGTCCCTTTTTCCACTATGCTGGCACCGATAACCGGTTCCCCCGTGGCGTCCACTACCAAGCCTGTAGCAGTGATAGTCTGCAATTGTTCCGTCACACCTGCAACAGTGCTTGGTACTGTTGGGGTAGCCAGCACATTACCGCTACTTAATAACAGTGAACTAATAGCCACTGCCGTGAGGAGTTTGCTGTATGCTAATCCTCTTTTTTTTGAATCTTCATTCATAAAAGGTTGATGATTTTGATATTAACTAAAATATTTTCTTTGAAATCTAGGTAAAAAGATAGTAAGTTTAGGAATAACCGAAGCTATTTCTTCTGATCAGATATTTTTTTTCTCCATAGGCATTCCTCTATTTATAGGTTTAACTTATATTTCATCTCTCTTATTTTAATTACACATTTGCTAAGTTCCAAGAGAACATTGCTGAGTTTTTTATGGTAAAAAGAATATAATAACACCTGTTGGTAGAATTATTTTTTTTCTTTCGGGTTATGAATTAAATGAAGTATCATCCTATACCCACTATTTAATCTGAAAATATTCTTTCAGTTCTTTCAGGTCTCAGCGAATTCCTTGTTCATCGGCGTTACGGCTGAAATTTCCAACCTTATGACTGTTTCAGGCATCTTTCAGCCGGAATGCCGATGCACAGAGCGTTTGGAGAGAACTGAAAGCCTGCAAGAAGAAATAGTTCACTGCTTTCTGTTGAAAGCAAGCAATGTTGTGATCTGGAACAAGTAATGTTGTGATCTGGAACAAGTAATGTTGTGGATGATTACATTGCTTGTTCTTATCCACAACAAGCAATGTAATTTCAGGCAAGTCTGATTTCATCCTGTTCTTTTAGCGTCTATATATCGGTGACGTTGGACATATAGATACTACACATCCGGTATATAGATGCGACACGTCCGATACACTTATCCTTTATGCCTTGTTTTTGTATTAAATAGAGGATCATTTAATTAAAGCCCATTTAATTAGCTAATGCCAAATCATTCTTTGTGTTTTTCTTATTAAAAAAGTTATTTAGCTCTTTATTATTTGCCTATATTCCGATTTGTGGTATATTTGCCAATAAACGGAACCTGTTTTGTGATATTTTGCCAATAATCAAAACATAAAAGTAGTTATCATGGAATGATATCGTAGTATAATCGAAGATTTGAAAACATGGAAACGCAACCCAGAGAGAAAACCTCTTATTTTAAAAGGGGCTCGTCAAACTGGCAAGACATGGATTATCTCACAATTGTCCTTACTGACCGATTACCCTATCTTACCCAATGAGACATTGCTCATTTTCGATGAAATTCAAGAATGTAATTCTGCCTTAAATTCATTAAAGTACTTTTATGAAGATTCACCCGAATATGTTGTAGTAGCTGCCGGTTCATTATTGGGCGTAGCTTTAACTAAAGGGGAAGCATTTCCGGTAGGCAAAGTTGACTTTCTCGATCTATACCCCCTCACATTCAAAGAGTTTCTGAAAACAGCCAATGAGAAACTATATAATTACGTGGAAGAACTGTCCGAGATATCGGCTTTACCTCAATTTATTACAGACCGCCTTAGCGAGTTGTACCAGCAGTATTTGGTAATAGGTGGCATGCCTGCCGTCATCAACAGTTTCCTTGAAAACAAAGGCATGGAAAAAGTCAAAAAGGAACAACAGGCAATACTTAACGCCTATATTTTAGATTTTTCAAAGCATGCTGAAAATAAGGATATTCCCCGTATTATCCATATATGGAATTCTATCCCAAGCCAGTTAGCCAAAGAGAACCGGAAGTTTGTTTATAAAATGGTCAAACCCGGCGCTCGTGCCCGTGATTATGAAGACGCTCTGCTTTGGTTGGAAAGCGCAGGTTTGATTTATCGGGTGTTTTGTACTACTAAGTCCTTTCTTCCTTTAAAAGCTTACGATGATTTGTCTGCATTTAAGGTTTATTTATCTGATGTCGGATTATTACGCGAATTGTCCGGTCTTCCGCCGGAGGCTATCTTTTTAGGAAATGAGACTTATACGGAATTTAAAGGTGCTGTTGCCGAAAACTACGTTTTGCAAAGTTTAGCGCCTCAATATGACATCCTTCCACGCTATTGGACTTCTTTAGGAAAAGCGGAAGTCGATTTTATCATTCAATCCGATAGTGACATTATCCCTATTGAAGTAAAAGCTCAAACCCATTTGGGAGGTAAAAGCTTATCTGTTTATGATGTAACCTATCATCCGGTATGCAAGTTGCGTTATTCATTAAACAATCTGAAGCAAGACGGGACACTGATTAATATTCCTTTATATTTAGCGGATTGGACAAAAAAGATAAGATCTTTCATTTCATAATCATTTGCTCATTATCCCTTAATCCTTATCTTTGCATAATTAAATAGCCATTAAATTAATAGCCATTTAATTAGATAAGATCTAATTGGCAATGTTATAATATAGATTATGAGATTCTACAATCGAGAAGAAGAGATAAGATTAATCCGACGGACAGAAGAAAAGTCACTTTCATCTGCCTGCTTTACAGTCATTATGGGGCGTCGACGCGTAGGAAAGACCACCTTGTTGCGTAAAGCTCTTGAAGGGAAGCGGTACATTTATTTGTTTGTCTCGCGCACCAATGAAGCTTTACTATGTGATACCTTTAAAAAAGAAATAACGGATAAATTGTCAGTTCCTATTTATGGTACTCCAACCCGTTTTATTGAACTGTTTGAATTGCTGATGCAACATGCTGCCAGAGAACACTTCACTCTTATCATCGATGAGTTTCAAGATTTCGAACGTGTCAATCCATCCATTTTCAGCGATATACAAAACCTTTGGGACAAATATTCCCCTCAGGCTAAAATTAACTTTATAGTCTGTGGCTCTATTTATTCTTTAATGAAGCACATCTTTGAAGACCGCAAGGAGCCATTGTTCGGACGTTTAACCTCTAAGTTTATATTGAAGCCATTTAAAACTTCCGTGCTTATTGAAATTATGCAGGAGTACAACTCCGTATTTACGCCGGAAGACTTGTTATGCCTATACACATTGACCGGTGGAGTGGCTAAATACGTAAGCTTGCTAATGGATGCCGGTGCTTTCACCAAGGATTCAATGATAGATTTTGTGACGCAATCGGATTCTCCGCTTCTGACAGAAGGTAAGGATATGCTGATTCAAGAATTTGGACGCGACTACAGTACTTATTTTTCTATTTTACAACTGGTTGCCTCCGGGTGTACACGCCAAAGTGAAATAGACAGTATCATTGGAAAGAATAGCGGTCCCTATTTGAAAAACCTCAGCGAAGATTATTCACTCATTCAGAGACAGCTTCCTCTTTTAGCTAAACCGGGAACCAGAAATCTACGCTGGTTTATGTCCGATAACTTTCTAAATTTCTGGTTCCGCTTTATTTACCCTCATCAGTCCGCCATCGAACTGGAAAAGTACAGCCAGCTAAACGAATATATCAAAAGTCATTACGTACAATATAGTGGATGGATGTTGGAAAAGTATTTCCGGGAAAAAGTTGCAGAAACTATGAATGTTACTCAAGTGGGTAATTATTGGGATACTAAAGGAGAAAATGAGATTGACCTGATTGCACTGAATGATTTCGAGAAGAGTGGTATTGTTGCTGAGGTAAAGCGTAATTCGAATAAAATAAGTTATGCTGTTTTGACAGAAAAGGTAGCTAATTTGCCTAAAGAGTTTGCAAAATACAATTTGAGTCAAAAAGGATTTTCATTGGAAGATATGACGAAGTAATATTATATGGAATTAATAATCGAATAGGAGAAAACTACTTGTGTTTTCTCCTATTCCTTTTACTGTATATTTTTTACTCAATATTTAGTGGATGAGTTTATTTTAATAAGTCACTGATTCCGATAAATCACTTTCTGCATTTTTCTTATTAAGTGCTGTAATAAAATAAGTTCCTCTTTCATTCAACTTAAATGTAGTTTCTTTAGTGATTCCCACTAAACTGGCAATTTGGTTGATTCCATTGTCTTTATATATTGCGTAATAAGCAGCCTGCACTCCATTCCATGACATATTACTCCCATTTATATGGATATTAGTAGGGGTATCGGGCTTTTTGGCTACAGTTCTACCTAAATAGGGAAGTAAAACAGGGGTTTTATACACATTCCTGATTACGTTCATAATCCCGACTTTGTTTTCTACCAAGTATTTAACGCTGTACAATACACTTCCTTTAACTTTAGATTTTGTATTTGCAAAATCAAATTGTTTTTTCAGATCGTCAGATGACTGGAATATACTACCGTATTTTGGATCTCCGAATTTGTAAATGCCATAGCCTACTAAAAAATGATTCTCGTAAATATATTGCGACCACAAATCTAATCTTTGATTAAAACTATTCACATCTGTACCCGTAGCAAAGTATAGTTGCGGAATAATAACATCTACCCAACCTTCTTTTGACCACTTTTTTACATCTGCAAATAGAGTATTATAATTACTATCCATATTGGCAGCAGGACTGATTGAAAAGATAACGTCAGGGCGAGTCTCAATAATAGTCTTTTGAATATTCTGTATCACTACATTCACATTATTTCGTCTGAAATCATCAATGTTATTAAATTGGCTCTTTCCATATTGCTCGTATTCCGCATCATCATTCATCTTTTCTGATGCTTCTAGCGATGGATAAAAATAATCATCCATATGGATACCATCAACATCATACATAGTAATGATTTCCTTAACGATCTGTGTGATACGAGTCTGCACTTCGGGTAAAGCCGGATTGTAAATCCGAATTTTCTCATAATCCTTAGTCAGCTTTGCCGGTATTTTAGGATCCAACTGAGGAAATGAGGAATTTTTATTTGCTCGGGTAGAAATACGATAAGGATTTAGCCAAGCATGGAATTGGATATTTCGTTTATGGGCTTCTTCAACCAGAAATCCCAAGACATCATAAGATGGCTTTGTGCCGGCAGTCCCTGTGATATACTTACTCCAAGACTCGTATTGCGAATCATAAAATGCATCTGCCATTCCCCTAATTTGGAAGAATATTGCATTCATTTTATTCTCAACCAATAAATCCAGATAATTGATATACTTCTGCTTTTGAATACCAGCATTATACTCTTCCATCGGCCAGTCGATACCCCAGGCAGTGGTCACCCACACTCCCCGCAATTCCTTCTTAGGTAAGGCTGAAGGCGTATTCTCTTCTGGGGGTGGTATAATATCATCGTCATTCTCTTTACTACAAGACGCGACAAATGCGATGAAAATAATCAAGGTTAGATATTTCAAATATTTCATTCTTAAATTCAGAATAATGAAGCCGTCTAATTCTCACTTATT from Bacteroides sp. MSB163 includes:
- a CDS encoding ATP-binding protein produces the protein MKTWKRNPERKPLILKGARQTGKTWIISQLSLLTDYPILPNETLLIFDEIQECNSALNSLKYFYEDSPEYVVVAAGSLLGVALTKGEAFPVGKVDFLDLYPLTFKEFLKTANEKLYNYVEELSEISALPQFITDRLSELYQQYLVIGGMPAVINSFLENKGMEKVKKEQQAILNAYILDFSKHAENKDIPRIIHIWNSIPSQLAKENRKFVYKMVKPGARARDYEDALLWLESAGLIYRVFCTTKSFLPLKAYDDLSAFKVYLSDVGLLRELSGLPPEAIFLGNETYTEFKGAVAENYVLQSLAPQYDILPRYWTSLGKAEVDFIIQSDSDIIPIEVKAQTHLGGKSLSVYDVTYHPVCKLRYSLNNLKQDGTLINIPLYLADWTKKIRSFIS
- a CDS encoding ATP-binding protein gives rise to the protein MRFYNREEEIRLIRRTEEKSLSSACFTVIMGRRRVGKTTLLRKALEGKRYIYLFVSRTNEALLCDTFKKEITDKLSVPIYGTPTRFIELFELLMQHAAREHFTLIIDEFQDFERVNPSIFSDIQNLWDKYSPQAKINFIVCGSIYSLMKHIFEDRKEPLFGRLTSKFILKPFKTSVLIEIMQEYNSVFTPEDLLCLYTLTGGVAKYVSLLMDAGAFTKDSMIDFVTQSDSPLLTEGKDMLIQEFGRDYSTYFSILQLVASGCTRQSEIDSIIGKNSGPYLKNLSEDYSLIQRQLPLLAKPGTRNLRWFMSDNFLNFWFRFIYPHQSAIELEKYSQLNEYIKSHYVQYSGWMLEKYFREKVAETMNVTQVGNYWDTKGENEIDLIALNDFEKSGIVAEVKRNSNKISYAVLTEKVANLPKEFAKYNLSQKGFSLEDMTK
- a CDS encoding glycoside hydrolase family 10 protein — its product is MKYLKYLTLIIFIAFVASCSKENDDDIIPPPEENTPSALPKKELRGVWVTTAWGIDWPMEEYNAGIQKQKYINYLDLLVENKMNAIFFQIRGMADAFYDSQYESWSKYITGTAGTKPSYDVLGFLVEEAHKRNIQFHAWLNPYRISTRANKNSSFPQLDPKIPAKLTKDYEKIRIYNPALPEVQTRITQIVKEIITMYDVDGIHMDDYFYPSLEASEKMNDDAEYEQYGKSQFNNIDDFRRNNVNVVIQNIQKTIIETRPDVIFSISPAANMDSNYNTLFADVKKWSKEGWVDVIIPQLYFATGTDVNSFNQRLDLWSQYIYENHFLVGYGIYKFGDPKYGSIFQSSDDLKKQFDFANTKSKVKGSVLYSVKYLVENKVGIMNVIRNVYKTPVLLPYLGRTVAKKPDTPTNIHINGSNMSWNGVQAAYYAIYKDNGINQIASLVGITKETTFKLNERGTYFITALNKKNAESDLSESVTY